From one Rhizobium sp. CIAT894 genomic stretch:
- a CDS encoding ribokinase, translated as MITVFGSINMDLIATTERLPKPGETVAGNGFATAAGGKGANQALAARRAGRYVHMAGAVGKDAFAADALSLLDEAGTDLSLVRHVDGPTGTALILVGGDGENMIAVVPGANGLVTSADAETTIARMNEGDILMLQLEVPVAAVERALSAARAKGVTSILNLAPLIPDAARLGRLADIVIANETEFERLAGQDGMDAPAREAALARLHAETGQTLIVTLGGDGVVAIREGVISRAQGLKIEPVDTVGAGDTFCGYFAASLDEGLDFASALRRAAVAGSLACLKSGAQPSIPVSGDVAGRI; from the coding sequence ATGATCACAGTTTTCGGGTCCATCAACATGGATCTCATCGCCACCACCGAGCGCCTGCCGAAGCCCGGCGAAACGGTGGCCGGCAACGGTTTTGCCACCGCCGCCGGCGGCAAGGGCGCCAACCAGGCGCTGGCCGCGCGCCGCGCCGGCCGCTATGTGCATATGGCCGGTGCCGTCGGCAAGGATGCGTTCGCCGCCGATGCGCTTTCCCTGCTCGATGAGGCGGGAACCGATCTTTCTCTCGTCAGACATGTCGACGGCCCGACAGGCACGGCGCTGATCCTGGTCGGCGGCGACGGCGAAAACATGATCGCCGTCGTTCCAGGCGCCAATGGCCTCGTTACATCCGCCGATGCCGAAACAACTATCGCCCGCATGAACGAAGGCGACATCCTGATGCTGCAGCTCGAAGTGCCGGTGGCTGCCGTCGAACGCGCCTTGTCGGCCGCCCGCGCCAAAGGCGTCACCAGCATTCTCAATCTCGCTCCGCTGATCCCGGATGCGGCCCGCCTTGGCCGGCTTGCCGATATCGTCATCGCCAACGAGACCGAGTTCGAGCGCCTTGCCGGACAGGACGGCATGGATGCGCCGGCGCGCGAGGCAGCGCTTGCCCGCCTGCATGCCGAAACCGGCCAGACGCTGATCGTGACGCTCGGCGGCGACGGCGTCGTCGCCATACGAGAAGGAGTGATCTCAAGAGCGCAGGGGCTCAAGATCGAACCCGTCGATACGGTCGGCGCGGGAGACACTTTCTGCGGCTATTTCGCGGCAAGCCTCGATGAAGGCCTCGATTTTGCCTCGGCGCTGCGCCGCGCAGCGGTTGCCGGTTCGCTCGCCTGCCTCAAATCAGGGGCACAGCCTTCGATCCCCGTCAGCGGCGACGTCGCAGGCAGGATATAA
- a CDS encoding DNA recombination protein RmuC — MTVNSDSYALSLASISPAMLALAGGALLALGLLVIILLLRSASLRREQAEEASFRAGETEARMAELLKIQAEMQGRIAAMTEVFGARQSELNQAISQRLDGMSQRVNSTITEQTKSTHENLQRLQERLAVIDAAQNNIQTLARDVVGLQAILSNKQTRGAFGQSRMETIVADGLPMGAYAFQQALSNGSRPDCTIRMPNGAPPLVIDAKFPLEAWNAIRDAGSPEAGKIAGQQFRRDLEVHIRDISEKYLIQGETQETAFLFVPSESIFAEIHENFEALVQKAHRARIVIVSPSLLMLSIQVIQAVLKDQRMRAQAHLIQGEVAILMDDLGRLDERVRKLQGHFAMAQKDIDMVVTSADKLTRRGARIEALEFDAGGEVKPARDSETAAKSVESRTGLLKLRVVDEE, encoded by the coding sequence ATGACCGTCAATTCCGATTCGTACGCTTTGTCTCTTGCCTCGATCAGCCCGGCCATGCTGGCGCTTGCCGGCGGAGCGCTTCTGGCCCTCGGCCTGCTGGTAATCATTCTGCTGCTGCGTAGCGCAAGCCTTCGCCGCGAACAGGCCGAGGAGGCAAGTTTTCGCGCTGGGGAAACCGAGGCGCGCATGGCCGAGCTCCTGAAGATCCAGGCTGAGATGCAGGGCCGCATCGCGGCGATGACCGAAGTCTTCGGCGCCCGCCAGAGCGAGCTCAACCAGGCGATCAGCCAGCGCCTCGACGGCATGTCGCAGCGCGTCAACTCGACGATCACCGAGCAGACCAAATCGACGCATGAGAACCTGCAGCGGCTGCAGGAGCGGCTGGCGGTGATCGATGCGGCGCAGAACAATATCCAGACGCTCGCCAGGGATGTCGTCGGCCTGCAGGCCATTCTTTCCAACAAGCAGACGCGCGGTGCCTTCGGCCAGTCCAGGATGGAAACGATCGTCGCCGACGGCCTGCCGATGGGCGCCTATGCCTTCCAGCAGGCGCTGTCGAACGGCTCGCGGCCGGACTGCACGATCCGCATGCCGAACGGCGCGCCGCCGCTGGTGATCGACGCGAAATTTCCGCTCGAAGCCTGGAATGCTATCCGCGACGCCGGCAGCCCCGAGGCCGGCAAGATCGCCGGCCAGCAGTTCCGCCGCGATCTCGAGGTCCATATCAGGGATATTTCCGAGAAATATCTGATCCAGGGCGAAACCCAGGAGACGGCCTTTCTCTTCGTGCCGTCGGAATCGATCTTCGCCGAGATCCACGAAAATTTCGAAGCCCTGGTGCAGAAGGCGCACCGGGCGCGCATCGTCATCGTCTCACCATCGCTGCTGATGCTGTCGATCCAGGTCATCCAGGCTGTGCTCAAGGACCAGCGCATGCGGGCGCAGGCGCATCTGATCCAGGGCGAGGTGGCGATCCTGATGGACGATCTCGGCCGTCTCGACGAGCGGGTGCGCAAGCTGCAGGGTCATTTCGCCATGGCGCAGAAGGATATCGACATGGTGGTCACCTCCGCCGACAAGCTGACCAGGCGCGGCGCCAGGATCGAGGCGCTGGAATTCGATGCGGGTGGCGAGGTCAAGCCTGCCCGCGACAGCGAAACCGCCGCCAAATCGGTGGAAAGCCGCACCGGTCTTCTCAAGCTCCGGGTGGTTGACGAGGAGTGA
- the def gene encoding peptide deformylase, producing the protein MTIKPLIILPDPLLRQLSKPIERVDADLQRLADDMLETMYDAPGIGLAAIQIGVPRRMLVIDVSREGEEKQPQVFINPEIVTSSDERSVYEEGCLSIPDYYAEVERPAVVSVKYLDRNGKEQTVEADGLLATCLQHEIDHLNGVLFIDYISRLKREMVIKKFTKAAKSKAL; encoded by the coding sequence ATGACCATCAAGCCACTCATCATTCTTCCCGATCCCCTTCTCCGCCAGCTCTCCAAGCCGATCGAGCGGGTCGATGCCGACCTGCAGCGTCTGGCCGACGATATGCTGGAAACCATGTACGACGCGCCGGGCATCGGCCTTGCTGCGATCCAGATCGGCGTGCCGCGCCGCATGCTGGTCATCGACGTATCGCGCGAGGGTGAGGAAAAGCAGCCGCAGGTCTTCATCAATCCCGAGATCGTCACATCGTCCGACGAACGCTCCGTCTATGAGGAAGGCTGCCTGTCGATCCCGGATTATTATGCCGAGGTCGAGCGTCCGGCCGTCGTCTCGGTCAAATATCTCGACCGCAACGGCAAGGAACAGACGGTGGAGGCCGACGGCCTGCTCGCCACCTGCCTGCAGCACGAGATCGATCATCTGAACGGCGTGCTGTTCATCGATTACATCTCGCGGCTGAAGCGGGAGATGGTGATCAAGAAGTTCACCAAGGCGGCGAAGTCGAAGGCGCTCTGA
- a CDS encoding plasmid stabilization protein, translating into MGDLLIRDVPDAMKRQLQESAQRNGRSLSEEAIEIIRRQIAVGRSGASAGQRFRWLMSDERLSDEEVETIAASRHEPDREPPRFDT; encoded by the coding sequence ATGGGTGACCTGCTTATTCGCGATGTTCCGGATGCAATGAAGCGGCAGCTTCAGGAAAGCGCGCAGCGTAATGGCCGCAGCCTTTCGGAAGAGGCGATCGAAATCATCCGCCGGCAGATTGCTGTCGGGCGTTCGGGGGCTTCCGCCGGACAGCGCTTTCGCTGGCTGATGAGCGATGAAAGATTGAGCGATGAGGAGGTGGAAACCATCGCCGCATCTCGCCACGAACCCGACCGCGAACCGCCGCGTTTCGACACATGA
- a CDS encoding type II toxin-antitoxin system VapC family toxin — MIVLDTDVISEMQGRTHSERILNWLDGYDVETLFLTTIAVAEMRYGLELLDDGRRKATLISDFNKIESEFSGRILGFSLSAANRYGLLAAQRKRAGRPMETKDAMIAAICLANGATLATRNTRDFEGLDLKLVNPFEDG, encoded by the coding sequence ATGATCGTCCTCGATACGGATGTGATTTCCGAAATGCAGGGGAGGACCCACAGCGAGCGGATATTGAACTGGCTTGATGGCTACGACGTCGAGACGCTTTTCCTGACGACGATTGCCGTCGCCGAAATGCGCTATGGTCTTGAACTTCTTGATGACGGCAGGCGGAAGGCAACGTTGATATCCGACTTTAATAAGATCGAGTCGGAATTTTCAGGCCGTATCCTCGGTTTTTCCCTGAGCGCGGCCAATCGCTACGGCCTCCTGGCGGCACAGCGCAAGAGGGCGGGGCGGCCGATGGAGACCAAGGATGCGATGATCGCCGCCATCTGCCTTGCTAACGGCGCCACGCTCGCCACCCGCAACACCAGAGATTTCGAGGGGCTTGATCTCAAGCTCGTAAACCCGTTTGAAGACGGCTGA
- the fmt gene encoding methionyl-tRNA formyltransferase codes for MSLRIIFMGTPEFSVPTLRLLVDAGHRIVAVYTQPPRPGGRRGLDLQKSPVHQAAELLGLPVFTPVNFKDPQERERFAAFNADVAVVVAYGLLLPEAILNGTRDGCYNGHASLLPRWRGAAPIQRAIMAGDDKTGMMVMKMDKGLDTGAVALTREVEIGPNITAGELHDRLMLVGAKAMAEAMVKLQMNDLPLTPQPEEGVLYAAKIDKAETRIDFGRDARDVHNHIRGLAPFPGAWFELVIGGKPERVKVLGSELAEGQGPAGQLLTDDLVVACASGAVRLTRLQKAGGKPLAAADFLRGTPLGAGTRLS; via the coding sequence ATGTCTCTTCGTATCATCTTCATGGGAACACCGGAGTTCTCCGTTCCGACCCTGCGCCTGCTCGTCGATGCCGGACACAGGATCGTCGCCGTCTATACGCAGCCACCGCGGCCGGGCGGGCGGCGCGGGCTCGATCTGCAGAAATCGCCGGTGCATCAGGCGGCCGAACTGCTCGGCCTGCCGGTTTTCACCCCGGTCAATTTTAAGGATCCGCAGGAGCGCGAGCGGTTTGCCGCTTTCAATGCCGATGTCGCCGTCGTCGTTGCCTACGGCTTGCTGCTGCCGGAGGCGATTTTGAACGGCACCCGCGACGGCTGCTATAACGGCCATGCCTCGCTGCTGCCGCGCTGGCGCGGCGCTGCCCCCATCCAGCGGGCGATCATGGCCGGTGACGATAAGACCGGCATGATGGTGATGAAGATGGACAAGGGTCTCGATACCGGCGCCGTCGCGCTGACCCGCGAAGTCGAGATCGGCCCGAACATCACGGCAGGCGAGCTGCACGACCGGCTGATGCTGGTCGGCGCCAAGGCGATGGCGGAGGCCATGGTGAAGCTCCAAATGAACGACCTGCCGCTGACGCCGCAGCCGGAAGAGGGCGTGCTCTATGCCGCCAAGATCGACAAGGCCGAGACCCGCATCGATTTCGGAAGGGATGCCAGGGATGTGCACAACCATATCCGCGGCCTGGCGCCGTTTCCGGGCGCCTGGTTCGAGCTCGTCATCGGCGGCAAGCCGGAGCGGGTCAAGGTGCTGGGCTCGGAGCTGGCTGAAGGGCAGGGGCCGGCCGGGCAATTGCTGACCGACGATCTCGTGGTTGCCTGCGCGTCGGGCGCGGTGCGGCTGACCAGGCTGCAGAAAGCCGGCGGCAAGCCGCTGGCGGCCGCCGATTTCCTCCGGGGCACGCCGCTCGGCGCAGGCACGAGGCTTTCCTGA
- the truA gene encoding tRNA pseudouridine(38-40) synthase TruA, with the protein MPRFRMTVEYDGGPYVGWQRQENGPSVQGAIEAAVLSLTGETVSIRGAGRTDSGVHAMGQVIHADLSKDWSPYQLQNALNAHLRLAGARVAILDVEAVAEFFDARFSALRRHYLYRIVSRRAPLAIEAGKAWWVPKALDHEVMHAAAQRLVGRHDFSTFRSAHCQANSPVRTLDRLDVTRNGELIEIRATAQSFLHNQIRSFAGTLKLAGEGKWTPDDVEAALEARDRKACGPVAPPDGLYFMQVDYPDVIPDRRRPIDEHDDDLS; encoded by the coding sequence ATGCCGCGTTTCCGCATGACCGTCGAATATGACGGCGGCCCCTATGTCGGCTGGCAGCGTCAGGAGAACGGTCCTTCGGTGCAGGGCGCCATCGAGGCGGCGGTGCTGTCTCTGACCGGCGAGACGGTGTCGATCCGCGGCGCCGGGCGCACCGATTCCGGCGTCCACGCCATGGGGCAGGTGATCCATGCCGATCTTTCGAAGGACTGGTCGCCCTATCAGTTGCAGAATGCCTTGAACGCACATCTGAGGCTCGCCGGCGCGCGTGTCGCCATTCTGGACGTCGAGGCCGTTGCCGAATTCTTCGATGCGCGCTTCTCCGCCCTGCGGCGCCACTACCTCTACCGCATCGTCAGCCGCCGGGCGCCGCTGGCGATCGAGGCCGGCAAGGCCTGGTGGGTGCCTAAGGCGCTCGATCATGAGGTCATGCACGCCGCCGCCCAGAGGCTGGTCGGCCGGCACGATTTCTCCACCTTCCGCTCCGCCCATTGCCAGGCAAACAGCCCGGTACGCACGCTCGACAGGCTGGATGTGACGCGCAATGGCGAGCTGATCGAGATCCGCGCCACGGCGCAAAGCTTCCTGCACAATCAGATCCGTTCCTTCGCCGGCACGCTGAAACTCGCCGGCGAAGGCAAATGGACGCCTGACGATGTCGAGGCGGCGCTCGAGGCGCGCGACCGCAAGGCCTGCGGCCCGGTGGCGCCGCCCGACGGGCTCTATTTCATGCAGGTGGATTATCCCGACGTGATACCCGACCGGCGAAGGCCGATCGACGAACACGACGACGATCTGTCGTAA